Proteins found in one Triticum aestivum cultivar Chinese Spring chromosome 4D, IWGSC CS RefSeq v2.1, whole genome shotgun sequence genomic segment:
- the LOC123099320 gene encoding histidine-containing phosphotransfer protein 2-like → MSAAALRARLNNHVTSMFATDTVDEYFQYLQSVDEDGSSAPGLVAEVINLFIGDANSILNGIASLLNQTMVDFNKVDDLVHQLKGCSCSVGAKKVNLSCMHFHQFIEARSKEGCLMALALLTNEFCDVRDKFQTMMQLEQQIAACGPK, encoded by the exons ATGTCGGCCGCCGCGCTTAGGGCCCGACTGAACAACCATGTCACTTCAATGTTCGCCACG GATACGGTGGACGAGTATTTCCAGTACCTGCAGTCGGTGGACGAGGACGGCAGCTCAGCGCCGGGCTTGGTTGCCGAGGTCATCAACCTCTTCATCGGCGACGCCAACAGCATCCTCAACGGCATCGCCAGCCTGCT GAACCAGACCATGGTAGATTTCAACAAGGTCGACGACCTGGTGCATCAGCTCAAGGGCTGCAGCTGCAG TGTTGGTGCTAAGAAAGTGAACCTCTCCTGCATGCACTTCCATCAGTTCATTGAGGCAAGAAGCAAAGAAGG GTGCCTCATGGCGTTGGCTCTTCTTACGAATGAGTTCTGCGATGTGCGCGACAAGTTCCAGACCATGATGCAG CTGGAGCAGCAGATCGCGGCATGTGGTCCTAAGTAG